The following coding sequences are from one Hippopotamus amphibius kiboko isolate mHipAmp2 chromosome 9, mHipAmp2.hap2, whole genome shotgun sequence window:
- the LOC130861141 gene encoding olfactory receptor 2AG2-like — MALWNSTLGSGFILMGILKDSGSPGLLCATITILYMLALTSNGLLLLVITMDARLHVPMYLLLSQLSLMDLLFTSVVTPKAIMDFLLSENTISFEGCALQMFLALTLGGAEDLLLAFMAYDRYVAVCHPLNYMVLMRPRVCWLMVATSWILASLSALGHTLYTMHFPFCVSQEISHLLCEIPPLLKLACADTSRYELMVYVTGVTFLLLPLSATVASYTLILLTVLHMPSNEGRHKALVTCSSHLTVVGMFYGAATFMYVLPSSLHSPKQDNITSVFYTIVTPALNPLIYSLRNQEVMGALRRILGKHMLWTHS; from the coding sequence ATGGCGCTCTGGAACTCCACCTTGGGAAGTGGCTTCATATTGATGGGGATTCTGAAGGACAGTGGGTCTCCTGGGCTGCTCTGTGCCACAATCACCATCCTGTACATGCTGGCCCTGACCAGCAATGGCCTGCTTCTCCTGGTCATCACCATGGATGCCCGGCTCCACGTGCCCATGTACCTCCTGCTCAGCCAGCTCTCCCTCATGGACCTCCTCTTCACGTCTGTTGTCACTCCCAAGGCCATTATGGATTTTCTGCTCAGTGAAAACACCATCTCCTTTGAGGGCTGTGCCCTTCAGATGTTCCTGGCCCTGACCCTGGGTGGTGCCGAGGACCTCCTCCTGGCCTTCATGGCCTATGACAGGTATGTGGCCGTTTGTCATCCTCTGAACTACATGGTCCTCATGAGGCCGAGGGTCTGCTGGCTCATGGTGGCCACATCCTGGATTCTGGCATCCCTAAGTGCTCTAGGACATACTCTGTATACCATGCACTTCCCTTTCTGCGTGTCCCAGGAGATCAGCCACCTTCTCTGTGAGATCCCACCTCTGCTGAAGTTGGCCTGTGCAGATACCTCCAGATATGAGCTCATGGTGTATGTGACGGGTGTGACTTTCCTCTTGCTACCTCTTTCTGCCACTGTTGCCTCCTACACACTAATCCTACTTACTGTGCTCCACATGCCCTCAAATGAAGGGAGGCACAAAGCCCTGGTCACCTGCTCTTCCCACCTGACTGTGGTCGGGATGTTCTATGGAGCTGCCACGTTCATGTACGTCCTGCCCAGTTCCCTCCACAGCCCCAAGCAGGACAACATCACCTCTGTCTTCTACACGATTGTCACCCCAGCCCTGAACCCCctcatctacagcctgaggaatCAGGAGGTCATGGGGGCCTTGAGGAGGATCCTGGGAAAACATATGCTGTGGACACACTCCTGA